The Primulina tabacum isolate GXHZ01 chromosome 16, ASM2559414v2, whole genome shotgun sequence genome window below encodes:
- the LOC142530083 gene encoding LOW QUALITY PROTEIN: folylpolyglutamate synthase-like (The sequence of the model RefSeq protein was modified relative to this genomic sequence to represent the inferred CDS: deleted 1 base in 1 codon), producing the protein MLRYNQFYQWQNFVGISDFSLKKCSFPYKLTWIFSCLPASRNGFGLSEIKRLHSQVQIGHKGFRDKNLLSHVLETMGGNMLTEENLYNLHLTSEYDTAMEALSSLITQKKRGDGSPVRGKYNKMDRMLMYIKILDLEEHVANLKIIHVSGTKGKGSTCAFCEAILRECGFRTGLFTSPHLIDVRERFRLDGFDISEEKFLHYFWACWHQLRENVNDELPMPPLFQFLTVLALKIFTCEKVDVAVIEVGLGGTNDSTNVVKDPVVCGVSPLGMDHMETLGDTLGKIASHKAGIFKPQVPAFTVPQLSEAMDVLQKKASELKVPLEVVGPLDHMKLNGVSLSLSGDHQFTNAGLAVALCKSWLQRTGHKEKLPHADFEESLPEAFLRGLSTARLSGRAQIVHDSPSTYSEKSGAIRSSGDLIFYLDGAHSPESMEACAKWYSCAVKDEKHGSSIPFFHAKLHNVEETLINCCTKQRKPESDKISKKILLFNCMDVRDPQILLPTLVDTCASSGTYFSKAIFVPSISKYSKVTSGSSVIPLDISSKDLAWQFFLQSVWEKIIHGKDIQCKDFRLEIPESKPRSRFMNDDISNCSPTNGRFTCSAVVSSLPLTINWLRDYVKENPSFRIQVLVTGSLHLVGDVLKLLRR; encoded by the exons ATGCTCAGATACAACCAATTTTATCAGTGGCAAAATTTTGTTGGCATTTCAGACTTCAGTCTGAAGAAATGCTCATTTCCTTATAAGTTGACATGGATATTCTCCTGCTTGCCTGCTTCAAGGAATGGCTTTGGTCTAAGTGAAATCAAAAGACTGCACTCTCAAGTACAAATAGGTCACAAAG GCTTTAGAGATAAGAACCTTTTATCTCACGTTCTGGAGACGATGGGTGGTAATATGCTGACTGAAGAAAACTTGTACAACTTGCATCTTACATCTGAGTATGATACTGCCATGGAGGCACTGTCATCTCTCATTACTCAAAAAAAGCGCGGCGATGGATCACCAGTAAGGGGCAAGTATAACAAAATGGACAGGATGTTGATGTATATTAAG ATTTTGGATTTGGAAGAACATGTAGCTAACCTCAAAATCATCCACGTTTCTGGAACTAAAGGGAAG GGATCAACTTGCGCATTTTGTGAGGCAATTTTGAGAGAGTGTGGGTTTAGAACTGGACTATTCACTTCTCCTCACTTAATTGACGTGAGAGAAAGATTTCGGCTAGATGG GTTTGATATATCCGAAGAAAAGTTTTTACATTATTTTTGGGCATGCTGGCATCAACTGCGG GAAAATGTCAATGATGAATTACCTATGCCTCCTCTGTTCCAGTTCCTCACTGTGTTGGCCcttaaaatttttacttgtgaAAAG GTTGATGTCGCTGTCATTGAGGTTGGTCTTGGAGGGACCAATGACTCAACCAATGTG GTCAAAGATCCTGTTGTATGTGGTGTTAGTCCCCTTGGCATGGATCACATGGAAACATTGG GAGATACACTTGGGAAGATAGCCTCTCATAAGGCTGGAATCTTCAAG CCTCAAGTTCCTGCATTCACTGTGCCACAGCTGTCAGAAGCAATGGATGTTCTTCAGAAGAAGGCCAGTGAACTGAAG GTCCCTTTGGAAGTCGTTGGACCACTTGACCATATGAAACTAAATGGAGTATCCCTAAGCTTGTCTGGGGATCACCAGTTCACCAATGCTGGCCTTGCTGTTGCTCTTTGTAAAAGTTGGCTCCAGAGAACGGGACATAAGGAAAAGCTGCCACAT GCTGACTTTGAAGAAAGTTTACCCGAGGCATTTTTACGGGGACTTTCAACTGCCCGTCTTTCTGGGAGGGCTCAGATTGTTCATGATTCTCCATCTACATATTCTGAAAAGTCTGGAGCGATTAGAAGTTCAGGGGATTTAATCTTCTATTTGGATGGGGCTCATAGTCCTGAAAGTATGGAAGCTTGTGCCAAATGGTATTCTTGTGCTGTGAAAGATGAAAAACACGGGTCATCAATTCCATTTTTTCATGCAAAGCTTCATAATGTGGAAGAAACACTGATTAATTGTTGCACAAAACAGCGAAAGCCCGAGTCCGACAAAATCTCCAAGAAA ATTCTTTTATTCAATTGTATGGATGTGAGAGATCCCCAAATTCTTCTCCCTACACTTGTTGATACATGTGCTTCCTCAG GCACTTATTTCTCGAAAGCTATTTTTGTCCCtagtatatcaaaatatagcAAGGTTACTTCTGGTTCGTCGGTTATTCCTCTGGATATATCTTCCAAGGATTTGGCGTGGCAGTTTTTCCTCCAAAGTGTATGGGAGAAGATCATTCACGGAAAAG ATATTCAATGCAAGGAT TTCAGATTGGAAATCCCAGAAAGTAAACCACGTTCGAGGTTCATGAACGATGATATATCAAACTGCAGTCCCACAAATGGACGTTTTACCTGCAGTGCGGTGGTTTCTTCTCTGCCATTGACCATAAATTGGTTAAGGGATTACGTTAAAGAAAACCCATCCTTCAGGATTCAG GTTCTTGTTACGGGGTCCTTGCATTTGGTTGGAGATGTACTAAAGCTACTGAGGAGATAA
- the LOC142530084 gene encoding uncharacterized protein LOC142530084, with protein sequence MFYQIKPDSVRYGLGLSDHDGEWLLVTVEFVKFYLLCGYVPNSGDGLKRLIHDIFRILMHLFSFLFFFLGVKLIKISVVKSYRITQWDPSLSNYMKGNKRSAGFTDEERQSFQTNFLDKGFIDTFRKQPLALLVIRIGATGTVDEKPTEDGGSTNSLPPNQLPTRYTTHMFSQMLLEVIIVPLASFSNYKTDVNQTLPRWRI encoded by the exons ATGTTTTATCAG ATAAAACCAGATTCTGTTCGGTATGGTTTGGGCTTATCTGATCATGATGGTGAATGGCTCCTCGTGACAGTGGAGTTTGTTAAATTCTATTTATTGTGTGGCTATGTTCCTAATTCTGGTGATGGTCTCAAACGACTGATACATGACATCTTCAGAATTCTTATGcaccttttttcttttcttttcttttttcttggaGTGAAACTGATTAAAATTTCTGTCGTTAAGTCATACAGGATAACACAGTGGGATCCCTCTCTCAGCAACTATATGAAA GGAAACAAAAGAAGTGCAGGTTTTACAGATGAAGAGAGACAATCATTTCAAACAAATTTTCTTGATAAAGGTTTTATTGATACCTTTCGGAAACAGCCCCTGGCACTGTTGGTTATACGTATTGGGGCTACAGGCACGGTGGATGAAAAACCAACAGAG GATGGCGGCTCGACTAATTCCTTGCCTCCGAATCAATTGCCAACCAGGTATACGACCCATATGTTCTCCCAGATGTTGCTGGAAGTGATCATTGTCCCATTGGCCTCATTCTCAAACTATAAGACTGACGTGAACCAGACTCTTCCTCGATGGAGGATTTGA
- the LOC142528481 gene encoding glycosyltransferase-like At2g41451, with the protein MYQNLRSNLTIKCRPAGLSTTHRNTTAFSSPVFLAFRRPIGFFTLLLLISLALLVFLLQFTDPTIPLQHGNDGPAAFAGLAFPEPVSSSPSSVDCAGVLGQSDKVSFPYYREWKFGLGSDLGPKICIISTSSAGLEQILPWIFYHKVIGVAKFFLFVEGKTASPAVYKVLDSIPGVRVIRRTRELDEQQAKSRIWNETWLSSFFYKPCNYELFVKQTLNMEMGIVMATEAGMDWIIHVDTDELIHPVGSSQYSVQKLLLDVPRDVDLVIFPNYESIVERDDIKEPFSEVSMFKKNHDHVPRHVYFGNYMEASHGNPNYFLTYGNGKSAARLQHHLRPNGAHRWHNYNKIPKEISFNEAAVLHYTYAKFSDLTSRRDRCGCKLTKEDIERCFMLDFDRAAFVIASTATEEEMLSWYRAHVVWDDKELNLKLLKEGVLTRIHTPMVLIQSLRESQLFSSVITASMSSGSTNPSTINTENNTYLRAINDQTRSRKVLEFPAIPPQAPPTYDIRFDT; encoded by the exons ATGTATCAGAATCTACGTTCGAATCTAACTATCAAATGTCGTCCGGCAGGTCTCTCCACTACTCACAGGAACACCACCGCCTTCTCTTCTCCGGTCTTCTTAGCTTTCCGACGTCCCATCGGATTCTTCACTCTCCTCCTTTTGATCTCTCTCGCGTTGCTCGTTTTTCTCCTGCAGTTCACCGACCCGACTATCCCATTACAACACGGCAACGATGGCCCTGCTGCATTTGCGGGTTTGGCTTTTCCGGAACCCGTTAGCTCCTCGCCTTCCTCGGTGGACTGCGCGGGAGTTCTTGGACAGAGTGATAAGGTGTCGTTTCCGTATTACAGGGAGTGGAAGTTTGGTCTCGGGTCGGATCTTGGACCCAag ATATGTATCATTTCAACAAGTTCTGCCGGCTTAGAGCAAATTCTACCATGGATATTTTATCACAAGGTTATTGGAGTTGCAAAATTTTTTCTGTTTGTGGAAGGGAAAACTGCATCACCAGCTGTTTATAAAGTCCTCGACTCCATCCCG GGGGTGAGAGTTATAAGAAGAACGCGAGAGTTAGATGAGCAACAAGCTAAGAG CCGAATCTGGAACGAAACTTGGCTGTCATCTTTCTTTTATAAACCATGCAACTACGAGTTATTTGTCAAGCAGACGCTCAATATGGAAATGGGCATTGTCATGGCAACT GAAGCTGGTATGGATTGGATAATCCACGTCGACACCGATGAACTGATTCATCCTGTTGGGAGCAGCCAGTATTCTGTTCAAAAACTGTTGCTCGATGTTCCTCGGGATGTCGACTTGGttatttttccaaattat GAGAGTATTGTGGAAAGAGATGATATCAAAGAACCTTTCAGCGAG GTTTCGATGTTCAAGAAGAATCACGACCATGTTCCGAGACATGTCTACTTTGGAAATTACATGGAGGCGTCTCATGGGAATCCCAACTATTTTCTGACTTACGGGAATGGGAAGTCTGCTGCTCGTCTTCAGCACCATCTGCGTCCCAATGGAGCACACAGATGGCACAATTACAACAAGATTCCCAA GGAGATCAGTTTCAACGAGGCTGCGGTTTTGCATTACACATATGCGAAGTTTTCAGACCTGACTTCGAGACGTGATCGATGTGGCTGTAAACTTACAAAGGAAGACATTGAAAGATGCTTCATGCTAGACTTTGATAGAGCT GCTTTTGTGATCGCGTCTACCGCAACAGAGGAAGAAATGCTTAGCTG GTACCGTGCTCATGTTGTTTGGGACGACAAGGAACTCAACTTAAAACTCTTGAAAGAAGGCGTGCTGACCCGAATACACACTCCGATG GTCCTCATACAAAGCTTAAGGGAATCACAACTTTTCAGTTCTGTCATTACAGCAAGTATGTCATCTGGTAgcaccaatccatccaccattaATACTGAAAACAACACGTATTTGAGGGCGATAAACGATCAAACCCGTTCTCGGAAAGTTCTTGAGTTTCCAGCTATTCCACCGCAGGCGCCGCCCACGTATGACATTCGTTTCGATACgtga